One Yoonia sp. BS5-3 genomic window carries:
- a CDS encoding GNAT family N-acetyltransferase, translating to MQHLYVCETYRARGVGQALIAAVKTHVAAAGAKGVTIGTAPDNKSAQAAYRAMGLEEITDAGPRFWIEIS from the coding sequence ATTCAGCATCTTTACGTATGCGAAACCTATCGGGCACGCGGGGTGGGTCAGGCTTTGATCGCGGCGGTAAAAACCCATGTAGCAGCCGCAGGGGCCAAAGGTGTCACCATCGGCACCGCCCCGGACAATAAATCAGCCCAGGCAGCCTATCGCGCGATGGGCCTGGAAGAAATCACAGATGCAGGGCCCCGGTTTTGGATTGAGATATCCTAG
- a CDS encoding aldo/keto reductase, whose protein sequence is MQKLPLGRSGIMVSEWCLGTMTYGNQTPEDDAHSQIDMALDAGINFLDTAEMYPVNPISAETVGLSEQVIGNWIAKTGRRDDIVIATKVSGNNPGWVRDGRGYDGDVIRETVDASLKRLQTDIIDLYQMHWPVRGSYMFRQNWSYDPSAQNRQHTLDHMMDVLEALGEAQQAGKIRAIGMSNESAWGMIKWIDQAEAAGLPRMVSVQNEYSLLCRLYDTDMAEMAVNEDVTLLSFSPLACGLLTGKYQGGVIPDGSRMSLNNELGGRMNARTLPVTQAYLDLAAQHGLDPVHMAMAWQRTRPFPVSAIFGATTSDQLAHILAGKDLHLSDEVIAQIDVLHKAHPMPY, encoded by the coding sequence ATGCAAAAACTTCCCCTTGGCCGCTCGGGTATCATGGTCAGTGAATGGTGCTTGGGCACGATGACCTATGGCAACCAAACCCCTGAAGATGATGCGCACAGCCAGATCGATATGGCGCTGGATGCAGGGATCAACTTTCTTGATACCGCCGAGATGTATCCGGTAAATCCAATCAGCGCCGAAACTGTGGGCCTGTCCGAACAAGTGATCGGCAATTGGATCGCCAAGACCGGACGGCGCGACGATATCGTGATTGCCACCAAAGTTTCTGGCAACAACCCCGGCTGGGTGCGCGACGGGCGCGGCTATGATGGGGATGTCATTCGCGAAACTGTCGATGCCTCGCTCAAGCGGCTGCAAACAGATATTATTGATCTTTACCAAATGCATTGGCCGGTACGCGGCTCTTATATGTTCCGACAGAACTGGAGCTACGATCCATCGGCCCAGAACCGGCAACATACGCTCGATCACATGATGGACGTGCTTGAGGCGCTGGGCGAGGCGCAGCAAGCAGGCAAGATCCGTGCGATTGGGATGTCGAACGAAAGTGCTTGGGGCATGATCAAATGGATTGATCAGGCAGAGGCTGCGGGCCTGCCGCGTATGGTTTCTGTACAGAACGAATACTCATTGCTTTGCCGCCTTTATGACACTGACATGGCCGAGATGGCGGTGAATGAGGATGTCACGCTCTTGTCCTTCTCACCGCTCGCCTGCGGTCTGCTGACTGGCAAATACCAAGGCGGCGTGATCCCAGATGGCAGCCGCATGTCGCTTAATAACGAGCTGGGCGGGCGGATGAACGCGCGGACCTTGCCAGTGACACAAGCCTATCTTGATCTGGCCGCGCAACATGGACTGGACCCGGTCCATATGGCCATGGCCTGGCAACGGACGCGGCCGTTCCCAGTCTCTGCGATCTTTGGGGCAACAACATCGGATCAACTGGCGCATATTTTGGCGGGCAAAGACCTGCATTTGTCGGATGAGGTGATTGCGCAGATCGATGTCCTGCACAAAGCGCACCCCATGCCGTATTGA
- the metG gene encoding methionine--tRNA ligase, with protein MARHLITSAIPYINGIKHLGNLVGSQLPADLYARYLRQRGHEVLFLCATDEHGTPAELAAAKAEKPVDVYCAEMHDVQAKIADGFRLSFDHFGRSSSPQNHKLTQAFATRLAEVGLIKEVTEKQVYSIADGRFLPDRYIEGTCPNCDFDSARGDQCDNCGKLLDPTDLINPYSTISGSTELEVRETKHLYLCQSALKDDLATWIDSKKDWPILTTSIAKKWLNDGDGLQDRGITRDLDWGVAVKQGDQTWPGMEGKVFYVWFDAPIEYIACAQEWEDAGKGTDWERWWRTDKGADDVTYTQFMGKDNVPFHTLSFPATILGSQEPWKLVDYIKSFNYLNYDGGQFSTSRGRGVFMDQALEILPPDYWRWWLLSHAPESSDAEFTWESFQQDVNKDLSDVLGNFVSRITKFCRSKFSEAVPEGGSHGPAETQLIADLTTRIRAFEGHMDTIEVRKAAAELRAIWVLGNEYLQANAPWSTFKTDPETAAMQVRLALNLVRIYAVLSAAFIPGTSSTMIAAMQTDDQSWPDDVAAALDTLPAGHTFTVPDNLFDKITDEQREDWAARFAGKRD; from the coding sequence ATGGCACGCCATCTGATCACATCCGCAATTCCCTATATCAACGGGATCAAACATCTTGGAAATTTGGTGGGCAGCCAATTGCCCGCCGATCTTTACGCCCGTTATCTGCGCCAGCGCGGGCATGAGGTGCTGTTTCTTTGCGCCACCGACGAGCACGGCACCCCTGCCGAACTTGCCGCGGCCAAGGCCGAGAAGCCGGTGGATGTCTATTGCGCGGAAATGCATGATGTGCAGGCCAAAATTGCGGATGGGTTTCGGCTGTCGTTTGATCATTTCGGGCGCTCTTCCAGCCCGCAAAACCACAAGCTGACCCAAGCCTTCGCCACCCGCCTGGCCGAGGTCGGGCTGATAAAAGAAGTGACCGAGAAACAGGTATATTCCATCGCTGATGGTCGCTTCCTGCCAGATCGATATATTGAAGGCACCTGCCCCAACTGCGATTTTGACAGCGCCCGGGGCGATCAATGCGACAATTGTGGCAAGCTGTTGGACCCGACCGATCTGATCAATCCATATTCGACGATTTCTGGCTCAACCGAGCTTGAGGTGCGCGAAACCAAACATCTTTATCTATGCCAATCCGCGTTGAAAGATGATCTGGCCACGTGGATCGACAGCAAAAAAGACTGGCCCATCCTGACCACCTCAATCGCCAAGAAATGGTTGAATGACGGGGATGGGTTGCAAGACCGCGGGATCACCCGGGATCTCGATTGGGGTGTTGCGGTCAAACAAGGCGATCAGACTTGGCCCGGCATGGAGGGCAAGGTGTTCTATGTCTGGTTCGACGCGCCCATCGAATACATCGCCTGCGCCCAAGAATGGGAAGACGCGGGCAAAGGGACCGATTGGGAACGCTGGTGGCGCACTGATAAAGGTGCGGATGACGTGACCTACACACAATTCATGGGCAAGGATAATGTCCCCTTCCACACATTGTCATTCCCAGCCACCATTTTGGGCTCGCAGGAGCCTTGGAAACTGGTCGATTACATCAAGTCCTTTAACTACCTGAACTATGATGGTGGCCAGTTCAGCACATCGCGCGGGCGCGGCGTGTTCATGGACCAAGCACTTGAGATTTTACCCCCAGACTATTGGCGTTGGTGGCTTTTATCGCATGCGCCTGAATCGTCGGATGCTGAATTTACATGGGAAAGCTTCCAGCAAGACGTTAATAAAGACCTCTCTGACGTGCTGGGCAACTTTGTTAGCCGGATCACTAAGTTTTGCCGGTCGAAGTTCAGCGAAGCTGTACCAGAGGGCGGCAGCCACGGTCCCGCCGAGACCCAGTTGATCGCCGATTTGACGACGCGCATCCGCGCATTCGAAGGCCATATGGACACGATTGAAGTGCGCAAAGCAGCAGCCGAACTGCGCGCTATTTGGGTGCTTGGGAATGAATATCTGCAAGCCAATGCGCCATGGTCAACCTTTAAAACTGACCCTGAAACGGCCGCGATGCAGGTCCGTTTGGCACTGAACCTTGTCCGGATTTACGCGGTTCTTTCGGCAGCCTTTATCCCTGGTACATCGTCCACGATGATTGCGGCGATGCAGACCGATGATCAAAGCTGGCCTGACGATGTCGCAGCCGCACTGGATACACTGCCCGCAGGCCACACCTTTACCGTGCCCGACAACCTGTTCGACAAGATCACCGATGAGCAACGCGAAGACTGGGCCGCCCGTTTCGCGGGCAAGCGGGACTAA
- a CDS encoding response regulator, with protein sequence MSQISQPEPLSNQLSSFVPALRRHARALTGDQDNGDQFALATLESILQKPDLVQDAASLKVGLFGVFFQAWDAQTHPITASDDPTVSDAQQHLRLLTPDSRHALLLHSIEQFSIPEIAQIMARPDSEVQRLISDAHAEIAKSIAGRILVIEDEAMIAMDLQDIVEEMGHSVTGMAATHSQAITLAQSTKPDLILSDIQLGDGSSGIDAVAEILTGFGDIPVIFITAFPEYLLTGERPEPAFVMTKPYSAEQVKSALSQAMFFRSSCEIEL encoded by the coding sequence ATGTCGCAAATTTCACAGCCAGAGCCCTTATCCAACCAATTGTCATCTTTCGTGCCTGCCCTGCGCCGTCACGCCCGCGCCCTGACCGGTGATCAGGATAATGGGGATCAATTCGCGCTGGCCACGCTCGAATCAATCCTGCAGAAACCCGATTTGGTGCAAGATGCAGCCTCGCTAAAGGTTGGCTTATTTGGCGTATTTTTTCAGGCTTGGGATGCGCAGACCCATCCCATAACCGCCAGTGATGATCCAACGGTCAGCGACGCTCAACAACATCTGCGTTTGCTAACGCCAGATTCGCGCCATGCGCTTTTGCTTCATTCGATTGAGCAATTCAGCATACCCGAAATCGCCCAGATCATGGCCCGGCCAGACAGTGAAGTGCAGCGCTTGATCAGCGACGCCCATGCCGAAATAGCCAAAAGCATCGCAGGCCGGATCTTGGTCATCGAAGATGAGGCGATGATCGCAATGGACTTGCAGGACATTGTTGAGGAAATGGGCCATTCTGTCACCGGCATGGCCGCGACCCATAGCCAAGCCATCACATTGGCGCAAAGCACCAAACCTGATCTTATCCTGTCGGATATCCAACTGGGCGATGGATCATCCGGGATCGATGCGGTTGCTGAAATTCTGACCGGGTTTGGCGATATACCGGTCATCTTTATCACTGCTTTTCCCGAATATCTGCTGACCGGCGAACGCCCAGAGCCAGCTTTTGTGATGACCAAACCCTACAGCGCCGAACAGGTGAAGTCGGCGCTGTCGCAAGCAATGTTCTTTCGCAGTAGCTGCGAGATTGAGCTTTAG
- a CDS encoding NepR family anti-sigma factor, producing MSRKPLKQQVEREIDENLRRAYQRILEQEVPDRFLELLDRLKDQEQGPEPSK from the coding sequence ATGTCGCGAAAGCCGCTCAAACAACAGGTCGAACGCGAAATTGATGAAAATCTGCGTCGGGCCTATCAACGCATCCTCGAACAAGAGGTTCCTGACCGGTTTCTCGAACTGCTTGACCGTTTGAAGGATCAGGAACAGGGCCCGGAGCCCAGCAAATGA
- a CDS encoding sigma-70 family RNA polymerase sigma factor, which yields MNRIDGDEDPRDEIITHLAQLRAFAVSLTRNPVAADDLVQDTIVKAWKGFHRYQPGTNLRAWLFTILRNTFYSDLRKAQREQVSSENEIAELVTTPDHGDDRIALIDFERALGLLPPEQREALVLVGASGLSYQDAAMTCGVAVGTIKSRINRGRAKLAEILEREVASPSQEG from the coding sequence ATGAATCGCATCGACGGCGATGAGGATCCGCGTGACGAGATCATAACGCATCTGGCGCAGTTGCGTGCGTTTGCCGTCAGCCTGACACGCAACCCTGTTGCCGCCGATGATTTGGTCCAGGACACAATTGTGAAGGCCTGGAAAGGGTTTCATCGCTATCAGCCCGGCACAAACCTGCGGGCCTGGCTATTCACCATTCTGCGCAATACGTTCTATTCCGACTTGCGCAAAGCACAGCGCGAACAGGTTTCATCCGAAAATGAAATAGCCGAATTGGTCACAACGCCTGATCACGGCGATGATCGGATCGCATTGATCGATTTTGAACGCGCATTGGGCTTGCTGCCCCCCGAACAACGCGAGGCCCTGGTTCTTGTTGGGGCCAGCGGCCTTTCCTATCAAGACGCTGCAATGACCTGCGGTGTGGCCGTTGGCACAATTAAAAGCCGCATAAATCGCGGCCGTGCCAAGCTTGCCGAAATTCTTGAACGCGAAGTTGCCTCCCCTTCACAAGAGGGCTGA
- a CDS encoding acylneuraminate cytidylyltransferase family protein, with protein sequence MIIGHIGARAGSKGVPNKNFRMLHGKPLIDWSLDQLFTSERVDHVVVSTDSEEIYTHALARGSLDIGLRPAALATDTAAKWDVWQHALGEVEKQTGPADAFLDLDCTSPLRLPQDIDAGLDLFAAESPDMVMSCCESRKNPYFNMLEKDAAGALHVSKPLPHGVVARQQAPMVYDHVGLVYVVKPSYLRQASRLFEGHVIPLIVPNERGLDVDSPFDWDVIEFLLGKQISEGVRAPAA encoded by the coding sequence ATGATCATCGGGCATATTGGCGCGCGGGCAGGCAGCAAAGGTGTTCCAAACAAGAATTTCCGCATGTTGCATGGCAAGCCGCTGATCGATTGGTCTCTCGATCAGCTTTTTACGTCAGAGCGGGTTGATCACGTTGTTGTCTCAACCGATTCCGAAGAAATCTACACCCATGCGCTGGCGCGCGGATCTCTGGATATCGGCCTACGCCCCGCCGCGCTGGCGACCGATACAGCGGCAAAATGGGATGTCTGGCAACACGCCCTTGGGGAGGTCGAAAAACAAACCGGGCCTGCCGATGCTTTCTTAGATCTTGATTGCACCTCCCCCCTTAGGCTGCCCCAAGACATCGACGCTGGTCTGGATCTGTTCGCAGCTGAAAGCCCCGATATGGTAATGTCTTGCTGCGAAAGCCGCAAAAATCCGTATTTCAACATGCTTGAAAAGGATGCAGCGGGGGCGCTTCACGTGTCAAAGCCGCTGCCGCATGGGGTGGTTGCCCGCCAACAGGCCCCGATGGTCTATGATCATGTGGGCTTAGTTTACGTCGTAAAGCCAAGTTATCTGCGTCAGGCGTCCCGGCTTTTTGAGGGGCATGTCATCCCCTTGATCGTGCCGAATGAACGGGGATTGGACGTCGATAGTCCTTTTGACTGGGACGTAATCGAATTCCTTCTTGGAAAGCAGATTTCAGAAGGAGTACGGGCGCCCGCAGCCTAG